One stretch of Leishmania panamensis strain MHOM/PA/94/PSC-1 chromosome 29 sequence DNA includes these proteins:
- a CDS encoding ubiquitin hydrolase, putative (TriTrypDB/GeneDB-style sysID: LpmP.29.2320), protein MPFPVAHEACPHAWNESAMVSPFPGMMVHRDECAYCCRSCCQGDGVYVCMACHTGLCCEHLEKHMTICETHVMYTTIKELPAKETDEVKDVNYLGAGAPKEYETAVCCADCQVQFAQVPELAVEACSGIINAPEPGAQDSTAGGDVGRLQKPQCPHLVCLEQLPSPFHVHPPTSDDMCSAEACGCHVNNWMCVTCGAIGCPRPEAGGKGHALQHYELTGHPASVKLGTITAQGADYYCYACDDDVDDVHFTAHMAHFGVDVHTAKKTAKTMGELEYDYSSQFDFNKITEAGASLTPYYGPGHTGIKNIGNSCYLASVVQCLMSLAPFQRFFFPAKSTPHQAQCTADPYTCHHCQTERVAAGLLSGEFSREGHDLTNSICPRLFKKVFAKQHPEFSTGAQQDAQEYLLYLLEEMQRYVRPNVNGSAGAGGAQQPVHPSEIMEMVMEHRIECSKCHRVRYTYEKDKCLSLPIPIDPMVASTDAAATSEAEVLEVEVDAIRPRCSLEDCLRVATLPSSIQCRCEVCGESVTYSTVTRLASFPDVLPVCIRRTYFDIATHNTKKMDVYVEVPQELELEAYRGTGLQPGEVPMPASSATSAQGPRADAHVAAPLQEVDEVALVSVVSMGIDIDVARYALIQTNMNIERAIDYIFSHPHIADDVKAAPPLHSEEQQLTPTRAATAVSVPKSATDGTASYELTAMISHMGASARTGHYVCHIKDAATGKWLLFNDEKVGESQNPPFSLAALYFFQRKT, encoded by the coding sequence ATGCCGTTCCCTGTGGCACACGAGGCATGCCCTCATGCATGGAATGAGTCTGCCATGGTGAGCCCGTTCCCCGGAATGATGGTGCATCGTGACGAATGCGcgtactgctgccgctcgtgcTGTCAAGGCGACGGGGTCTATGTCTGTATGGCATGCCACACGGGTCTGTGTTGCGAGCACCTAGAGAAGCATATGACAATCTGCGAGACGCACGTCATGTACACAACCATCAAGGAACTGCCCGCAAAGGAGACGGATGAAGTGAAGGATGTGAACTACCTTGGTGCAGGGGCCCCTAAGGAGTATGAGACCGCGGTGTGTTGCGCAGATTGCCAGGTGCAGTTTGCGCAAGTGCCGGAGCTGGCTGTGGAGGCGTGCAGCGGAATCATTAACGCACCGGAGCCAGGCGCGCAGGACAGCACAGCTGGTGGTGATGTGGGCCGCCTGCAGAAGCCGCAGTGCCCACACCTGGTGTGtctggagcagctgccgaGCCCCTTTCATGTTCATCCACCCACTTCCGACGACATGTGTTCCGCGGAAGCGTGCGGATGCCACGTGAACAACTGGATGTGCGTCACGTGCGGTGCGATCGGTTGCCCTCGTCCCGAGGCAGGCGGCAAAGgtcatgcgctgcagcactatGAGCTGACGGGACACCCGGCTAGTGTCAAACTTGGCACCATCACCGCGCAGGGCGCTGACTACTACTGCTACGCCTGCGACGATGACGTTGACGACGTACACTTCACAGCACACATGGCACACTTCGGCGTTGATGTGCACACTGCCAAAAAGACCGCCAAAACGATGGGTGAGCTGGAGTACGATTACTCCTCGCAGTTTGACTTCAACAAGATCACCGAAGCTGGCGCGTCCTTGACTCCATATTACGGCCCAGGCCACACTGGCATCAAGAACATTGGCAACAGCTGCTACCTCGCATCCGTTGTGCAGTGCCTCATGTCACTGGCTCCGTTccagcgcttcttctttccaGCCAAGTCAACCCCGCATCAGGCACAGTGCACCGCGGATCCGTACACCTGTCACCACTGCCAGACGGAGCGCGTGGCCGCCGGTTTGCTCTCGGGTGAGTTCAGCCGGGAGGGCCACGACCTCACCAATAGCATCTGCCCCCGTCTCTTTAAGAAGGTGTTCGCCAAACAGCACCCTGAGTTCTCCACCGGCGCCCAGCAGGATGCGCAGGAGTACCTGCTCTACCTACTGGAGGAAATGCAGCGGTACGTGCGCCCCAACGTCAACGGCAGTGCAGGCGCCGGTGGTGCACAGCAGCCGGTGCACCCGTCTGAGATTATGGAGATGGTGATGGAACATCGTATAGAGTGCAGCAAATGCCATCGAGTGCGCTACACATACGAGAAGGACAAGTGCCTATCCTTGCCGATTCCGATCGATCCAATGGTGGCCTCGACAGACGCGGCCGCCACAagcgaggcagaggtgcTCGAGGTAGAGGTGGATGCGATACGACCCAGGTGCTCTCTGGAGGACTGCCTGCGAGTGGCCACCTTGCCAAGTAGCATCCAGTGCCGGTGTGAGGTGTGCGGTGAATCGGTCACGTACTCCACTGTCACCCGTCTTGCCAGCTTCCCAGATGTGCTGCCAGTGTGCATCCGCCGTACGTACTTTGACATAGCCACCCACAACACAAAGAAGATGGATGTGTACGTGGAGGTGCCGCAGGAGCTCGAGCTGGAGGCGTACCGCGGCACTGGGCTGCAACCAGGTGAGGTGCCTATGCCTGCGTCGTCGGCTACCTCTGCACAAGGGCCTAGGGCAGATGCCCACGTAGCCGCTCCGCTGCAGGAAGTAGAtgaggtggcgctggtgtcTGTGGTCAGCATGGGTATCGACATAGACGTCGCGCGCTACGCCCTTATTCAGACAAATATGAACATTGAGCGCGCCATAGACTACATATTCAGCCATCCACACATCGCTGATGATGTCAAGGCCGCGCCACCGTTGCACTctgaggagcagcagctgactcCAACTCGCGCAGCTACCGCAGTGAGCGTTCCAAAGTCTGCCACTGATGGGACCGCCTCGTACGAGCTCACAGCGATGATCAGTCACATGGGCGCGAGTGCACGGACAGGGCACTACGTTTGCCACATCAAGGATGCCGCGACAGGCAAGTGGCTCCTCTTCAACGATGAGAAGGTGGGTGAGTCGCAGAacccacccttctctctaGCCGCGCTGTACTTCTTTCAACGCAAGACGTAA
- a CDS encoding ubiquinone biosynthesis protein, putative (TriTrypDB/GeneDB-style sysID: LpmP.29.2370), with protein sequence MRSLFHPSLVVFGPVFAIPFKQQKIDEVIRVDHAGEVAAVRIARHQLEWMSPLDDAFPIAQEILDDEIVHQDVMTELAERHGVRTTTLDPLFKLGAFLLGSGTAVLGKDAMMCCHAAVEITIFDHYNDQLRELEVLEDKCSGMKESEVEKNAWRDVKNYIVKFRDEEKHHQELGEQNGADRAPAYPLLYNGIRLACKIGVALAKRI encoded by the coding sequence ATGAGATCTCTTTTCCACCCGTCGTTGGTGGTCTTCGGGCCCGTATTTGCGATTCCCTTCAAGCAGCAGAAAATTGACGAAGTTATCCGCGTCGACCATGCAGGCGAGGTGGCAGCCGTTCGCATTGCGAGGCACCAGCTCGAGTGGATGTCGCCACTGGACGATGCATTCCCTATCGCACAAGAAATCCTTGATGATGAAATTGTCCATCAGGATGTGATGACTGAGCTTGCGGAGCGGCATGGTGTGAGGACTACTACGCTTGATCCCCTTTTTAAGCTTGGAGCGTTTTTATTGGGATCTGGGACGGCGGTGCTAGGTAAGGATGCGATGATGtgctgccacgccgctgTTGAGATCACAATTTTCGACCACTACAATGATCAGCTACGTGAGCTCGAGGTTCTCGAGGACAAGTGCTCCGGaatgaaagagagcgaggttGAAAAGAACGCTTGGAGAGATGTGAAAAACTACATTGTAAAGTTTCGAGATGAAGAGAAACATCACCAGGAGTTAGGAGAACAAAACGGCGCTGACCGAGCACCTGCCTACCCACTTCTTTACAACGGTATTCGGCTTGCGTGCAAAATTGGTGTTGCGTTGGCTAAGCGTATCTGA
- a CDS encoding enoyl-CoA hydratase/isomerase-like protein (TriTrypDB/GeneDB-style sysID: LpmP.29.2330) yields the protein MYRYSRLIRCAAQPVVKTLQVGHVLTLTINRPSQLNALNRAVSESLMENLERYDKDPSCSAFIITGEGRAFVAGADIKSMKDRTFSEGVQSNDFSALTRMNTISKPIIAAVNGLALGGGCELAMSCDIIIASEGAKFGQPEIKLATIPGLGGTQRLTRMIGKARAMEWVLLGNTYTAAEAERAGLVSCVVKHEELMPTAMKMANTIASYSQVAVKLAKMAVNQSQETSLAAGLAYESMIFNSTFATHDRKEGMTAFVEKRAPQFRNK from the coding sequence ATGTACCGCTACTCTCGCTTGattcgctgcgccgcgcagcCTGTGGTGAAGACGCTTCAAGTTGGTCACGTGCTCACGTTAACGATCAATCGTCCTTCCCAACTCAATGCCCTCAACAGGGCCGTGTCGGAGAGCCTCATGGAAAACTTGGAAAGGTACGACAAGGACCCCTCGTGTTCCGCGTTCATCATCACAGGCGAGGGTCGCGCGTTCGTCGCGGGGGCCGACATCAAATCTATGAAGGATCGCACCTTTTCCGAGGGCGTCCAGTCAAACGACTTCTCCGCATTGACCCGCATGAACACCATTAGCAAACCTATCATTGCGGCAGTCAATGGGCTCGCTCTGGGTGGAGGGTGTGAGCTTGCCATGTCATGTGACATCATTATCGCCAGCGAGGGGGCGAAGTTCGGACAGCCCGAGATTAAATTGGCTACCATTCCCGGACTGGGCGGCACGCAACGTCTGACACGCATGATTGGTAAGGCTCGTGCGATGGAGTGGGTACTCTTGGGCAACACGTACACGGCGGCCGAGGCAGAGCGAGCGGGGCTCGTGTCGTGCGTGGTTAAACACGAGGAGCTGATGCCAACCGCTATGAAGATGGCGAATACGATCGCAAGCTACAGCCAGGTTGCTGTGAAGCTGGCCAAAATGGCTGTGAACCAGTCGCAGGAGACATCACTCGCGGCTGGCTTGGCATACGAGTCTATGATTTTCAATTCTACCTTCGCTACCCACGACAGGAAGGAGGGCATGACTGCGTTTGTGGAAAAGCGCGCACCTCAGTTCCGAAACAAGTAA
- a CDS encoding kinesin, putative (TriTrypDB/GeneDB-style sysID: LpmP.29.2400~partially sequenced tandemly duplicated gene), with translation KSSRDFEYSDLLKMKKYLEVSAARETSQIESYVAETAELKAEIEALNQELLTLNDSQLEAGLQEALSERDALVSEMVSKLAGVGLRGGGAPLVCFCGTCKTSLCSIPLGSYEVNTLVVPLYDLVGPPPLLQCNLHVQLTETNDVMVVVELVELHHLPDFATGGVRASIWFEGQASSRVVTPIVSPNGGNPKFNFKQVYIFGPLTGELQRFFSADVLYLQVEGITSVSEDLLDRDDVEAQCLS, from the coding sequence CAAAAGTTCAAGAGACTTTGAGTATAGTGATCTCCTAAAGATGAAGAAGTACCTTGAGGTGTCTGCAGCGCGTGAAACGAGTCAGATTGAAAGCTACGTCGCTGAAACGGCTGAGTTGAAGGCGGAGATCGAGGCACTTAATcaggagctgctgacgcTGAACGATTCACAGCTCGAGGCTGGGTTGCAGGAGGCACTTTCCGAGCGTGATGCGCTTGTATCGGAAATGGTGTCGAAGCTTGCTGGCGTTGGTCtaaggggaggaggtgcaccgCTTGTATGCTTTTGTGGCACGTGCAAGACTTCGCTGTGCTCGATCCCTCTTGGCTCCTATGAAGTAAACACGCTGGTCGTGCCGCTGTATGATCTTGTgggaccaccaccactgctgcaaTGCAATCTTCACGTACAGCTCACCGAGACCAATGACGTGATGGTGGTTGTAGAGCTCGTGGAGCTGCATCATTTACCTGACTTTGCCACGGGTGGAGTGCGTGCGTCGATTTGGTTTGAAGGGCAGGCGAGCAGTCGGGTTGTTACTCCCATTGTCTCGCCAAACGGTGGTAACCCAAAGTTCAATTTCAAGCAGGTGTACATTTTTGGTCCATTGACGGGCGAGCTTCAGCGCTTCTTTTCCGCTGATGTGTTATATCTACAGGTGGAGGGCATCACGAGTGTCTCGGAGGACTTGCTTGATAGGGATGACGTGGAGGCGCAGTGTCTCTCTTAG
- a CDS encoding aspartyl aminopeptidase, putative (TriTrypDB/GeneDB-style sysID: LpmP.29.2380), whose protein sequence is MSTIMSDHVVKMAKEFVSFMNQAITPFHTVQTVAAMLRDAGYTQLDEEKHWEEIAPGGKYYLTRNGTSIVAFAVGGKFDPASGVKIVGAHTDSPNFLLKPRTRSTSSDYQRVAVQCYGGGLWHTWFDRDLTVAGRVIIARERLEQKIIKIDKPIMRIPNLAIHLTTAKDRETFSPNKESHLIPVISTQIAAKLAECDDNDGSNPNHCISLMKAIASVAGCNPGEIVDFDLSVIDTQPAVIGGIHDEFIFSPRLDNLISCYCAVKALVGADLLENDSMMRMICLFDHEECGSSSSQGAAGSLVPDVIEHIVSNKTLRATLVANSFLLSVDGAHGCHPNYADKHESAHRPALHGGPVIKYNANIRYATNGLTAAVVKVMAKKADVPIQEFVTRNDSPCGSTIGPILSSLSGIKTADIGNPMISMHSIREMCGTLDVYYMTKLIESFFVNYQNSSE, encoded by the coding sequence ATGTCGACCATTATGTCTGATCATGTTGTGAAGATGGCGAAGGAATTTGTCAGCTTCATGAATCAAGCCATCACACCATTTCACACGGTGCAAACGGTTGCCGCAATGCTGAGAGATGCCGGGTACACTCAGCTTGATGAGGAGAAACATTGGGAGGAAATTGCTCCAGGTGGCAAGTACTACTTGACGCGCAATGGCACGAGCATTGTCGCGTTTGCAGTCGGAGGAAAATTTGATCCAGCAAGTGGTGTAAAGATTGTTGGGGCGCACACGGATTCCCCTAATTTTCTACTGAAACCGCGCACAAGATCAACTTCGTCTGATTACCAGCGGGTCGCGGTGCAGTGCTATGGTGGCGGTCTGTGGCATACATGGTTTGACCGTGACTTGACAGTTGCTGGCCGCGTCATCATTGCGCGAGAGCGTCTGGAACAGAAGATAATCAAGATCGACAAGCCTATTATGCGCATCCCAAATCTCGCTATTCATTTGACTACTGCCAAGGATCGAGAAACCTTTTCTCCAAACAAGGAGTCTCATTTGATCCCTGTCATCTCCACGCAGATAGCCGCAAAGCTTGCGGAATGTGATGATAATGACGGATCGAATCCGAATCACTGCATTTCCTTGATGAAGGCAATTGCAAGCGTTGCTGGATGTAATCCAGGCGAAATAGTCGATTTTGATTTGAGTGTCATTGATACACAACCGGCGGTGATTGGTGGAATCCATGATGAGTTTATTTTCTCACCGCGCCTCGATAATCTGATTTCGTGCTATTGCGCTGTCAAGGCGCTTGTTGGCGCTGATCTGTTAGAGAATGATTCGATGATGCGCATGATATGCTTATTCGATCACGAAGAATGTGGCTCCAGCTCATCTCAGGGTGCTGCGGGCTCTCTTGTTCCTGATGTTATTGAGCACATTGTGAGTAACAAAACGCTTCGTGCAACGTTGGTTGCAAAttcatttcttctctccgtcGATGGGGCACATGGGTGCCACCCGAATTACGCTGACAAGCACGAATCTGCTCACCGGCCAGCTCTTCATGGAGGACCTGTTATCAAATATAATGCAAATATCCGTTACGCGACAAACGGATTAACGGCCGCTGTTGTGAAAGTTATGGCGAAAAAGGCCGACGTGCCCATTCAAGAGTTTGTGACACGCAATGATTCTCCATGCGGATCTACCATTGGACCAATCCTGTCCTCTCTGTCCGGTATTAAAACAGCCGATATTGGCAATCCCATGATTAGCATGCACAGCATCCGCGAGATGTGTGGCACTCTTGACGTCTACTACATGACAAAACTGATTGAATCCTTTTTCGTCAATTACCAGAATTCGTCTGAGTAA
- the MKK gene encoding mitogen-activated protein kinase kinase, putative (TriTrypDB/GeneDB-style sysID: LpmP.29.2340), translated as MKNRPSLVLDAAVVEKFQQDSKSYQINSNNSLQFRAFLFSEAGMYTKDGRELPSTVKKDDIDYSSKRNVGAGASGDVFFARLKTGTSIALKRIPISSKAHRDEVDRELQVFMARGDSPYVMNNYGAFWDAEDDAIVIPMEWMPYTVKDLGLFWGGFNEQLLKAVFFQVVSGLVYLHDVKRVLHRDLKPNNLLISENGYVKIADFGVSKLIQTLAVSSTYVGTMCFMAPERLEQGMYGFSSDVWSLGLTMIGAVTGKNPWAPPEEMNLYQLLDKMANGSTPTLPKSGTFSDDVKDFVKQCLERDPDTRPTCAELLRHQFFAGVTTKSAVAMVKMAVEQMTRLINNNAQKEKEVARSHESLEKDVKAQLDKMVS; from the coding sequence ATGAAGAATCGACCGTCTCTCGTGCTGgatgcggcagtggtggaaaAGTTCCAGCAGGACTCGAAGTCCTATCAGATCAACAGCAACAACTCCTTGCAGTTCCGCGCATTCCTCTTCAGCGAGGCTGGTATGTACACGAAGGACGGTCGCGAATTGCCGAGCACCGTGAAGAAGGATGACATTGACTACTCGTCGAAGCGCAACGTCGGCGCCGGAGCGAGCGGCGATGTCTTTTTCGCGCGCCTCAAAACGGGTACATCAATTGCCTTGAAGCGGATCCCCATCTCGTCCAAAGCGCATCGAGACGAAGTAGACCGTGAGCTCCAGGTCTTCATGGCCCGCGGCGATTCTCCGTATGTAATGAACAACTACGGCGCTTTTTGGGatgccgaggacgacgcaaTTGTGATCCCGATGGAGTGGATGCCGTATACAGTGAAAGACCTCGGACTGTTTTGGGGCGGCTTCAACGAGCAGCTCTTGAAGGCAGTCTTCTTCCAGGTGGTGTCTGGCCTGGTTTACCTGCATGATGTGAAGCGGGTGCTACACCGCGACTTAAAGCCGAACAACTTGCTCATCAGTGAGAACGGCTACGTGAAGATAGCTGACTTTGGTGTGTCAAAGCTGATTCAAACGCTTGCTGTTTCGTCAACGTACGTTGGCACCATGTGCTTTATGGCTCCTGAGAGGTTGGAGCAAGGCATGTACGGTTTTAGCAGCGATGTCTGGTCACTGGGACTCACCATGATCGGGGCCGTCACCGGCAAGAACCCGTGGGCACCGCCGGAGGAGATGAACCTCTACCAGTTACTGGACAAGATGGCTAACGGAAGCACGCCGACACTTCCCAAGTCCGGCACGTTTTCTGATGATGTGAAGGACTTTGTGAAGCAGTGTCTCGAGCGTGACCCTGACACCCGTCCAACGTGCGCAGAGCTGCTTCGACACCAATTCTTCGCTGGTGTAACCACCAAAAGTGCCGTGGCGATGGTCAAGATGGCAGTGGAGCAGATGACCCGCCTGATCAATAACAACGCacagaaggagaaggaggtcgCTCGATCACATGAGTCTCTCGAGAAGGATGTGAAGGCACAGCTTGATAAAATGGTCTCATAG
- a CDS encoding nucleosome assembly protein, putative (TriTrypDB/GeneDB-style sysID: LpmP.29.2360) — protein sequence MELSQSTVQVISKFTDDLVNVDQKCDEEVTALRLKYRSQMEPLLMERRELLKGVGNFWSGVLSSPETPISELLNGTIDPKIIRAVTDFQVVTRTSGSKLYRNIIFTFRQNMFVEEGDVSREIDTDMKTISLHPLKWKPGSERARTDSFFAFFTANFSSDREAVSEVAEALDIIYQNPFLAVEAD from the coding sequence ATGGAACTTTCACAATCTACTGTGCAGGTGATCTCGAAGTTCACCGACGACTTGGTGAACGTTGATCAAAAGTGTGATGAAGAGGTAACTGCCCTGCGCCTCAAGTACCGCAGCCAGATGGAGCCTCTCCTGATGGAGCGCCGTGAGCTTCTCAAGGGAGTCGGCAACTTTTGGTCTGGTGTGCTCTCGTCTCCTGAGACGCCAATCTCGGAACTGCTGAACGGCACTATTGATCCGAAGATTATTCGCGCTGTCACTGATTTTCAGGTCGTTACCCGGACCAGCGGGAGTAAGCTCTATCGGAACATCATCTTCACCTTTCGTCAAAACATGTTTGTCGAGGAGGGAGATGTCTCACGAGAGATTGACACTGATATGAAGACAATCTCTCTGCATCCACTCAAGTGGAAACCTGGCAGTGAGCGCGCACGCACTGACTCattttttgcctttttcaCGGCAAACTTTTCTTCCGATAGGGAAGCCGTGAGCGAGGTCGCGGAGGCTCTCGACATAATTTATCAGAACCCATTTCTGGCCGTCGAGGCGGACTAG
- a CDS encoding 60S ribosomal protein L39, putative (TriTrypDB/GeneDB-style sysID: LpmP.29.2390), protein MGRFKPLAVKKKYAKKMNQNKPVPYWIRLRTGNRIKWNEKRRHWRRTKLNY, encoded by the coding sequence ATGGGCCGCTTCAAGCCTCTCGCCGTGAAGAAGAAGTACGCAAAAAAGATGAACCAGAACAAACCAGTTCCCTACTGGATTCGTCTGCGTACTGGTAACCGGATCAAGTGGAACGAGAAGCGCCGTCACTGGCGCCGCACGAAGCTGAACTACTAA
- a CDS encoding hypothetical protein (TriTrypDB/GeneDB-style sysID: LpmP.29.2350) codes for MDTMNLQQASRSIHEMLYTLGTSLDRFRGANGLQHLANTGRLSLLSLFGMFERTRDENYEKRSSAIFETRRCLLQLVDDFEGIAGTTAKLMQGIDRLLVTLEQFHRCCDIEIDDRINVDDSAIKQLEQRFQQIREANSRLKGSLEDFSTSKVTCVDITRNVIMEVEKVNTDTSRNVAAALTDFDHQRRRVQIKENEMAQAMSRTSREDPAVRFAELNYVKESEVLEGLGRKYIDSLGNAMKATHFVLEQSSMTGWASSNVFFVQLGQLFSEMSASAKAIAANLLFIKNSQKVSHQLTEEKRRILQEQRATSTAAVAATVTTTRPFTEGASASPGASSPYSCTNDSLVPSPLPTASQLGPSAKESSPTEGPERRPVNIEDLFQ; via the coding sequence ATGGACACAATGAATCTTCAACAAGCTTCACGTAGCATACATGAAATGCTTTATACGCTTGGTACATCGCTGGATAGGTTCCGGGGTGCAAATGGCTTGCAGCACCTGGCGAACACCGGAAGGCTATCCCTTCTGTCGCTTTTTGGCATGTTTGAGCGCACCAGGGATGAAAACTACGAGAAGCGTTCCTCAGCCATCTTCGAGACACGGCGCTGTTTGCTGCAGCTTGTTGACGACTTCGAGGGGATTGCTGGGACTACCGCGAAGCTGATGCAAGGAATCGACCGACTGCTTGTTACGCTCGAGCAGTTTCATCGCTGTTGTGACATTGAAATAGACGATCGCATCAATGTCGACGATTCGGCCATCAAGCAACTAGAGCAACGCTTTCAACAGATTCGCGAGGCTAACAGTCGGCTAAAAGGATCTCTGGAAGACTTTAGCACCTCAAAAGTCACGTGCGTGGATATAACACGCAACGTCATAATGGAGGTTGAAAAGGTGAATACAGACACGTCGCGTAATGTTGCTGCCGCACTCACAGACTTTGACCATCAGCGTCGTCGCGTCCAAATTAAGGAGAACGAAATGGCGCAGGCCATGTCCCGCACATCAAGGGAAGACCCGGCTGTGAGATTTGCAGAGCTTAACTACGTGAAGGAAtcagaggtgctggagggTCTTGGTCGGAAGTATATTGATTCTCTCGGAAATGCAATGAAGGCAACCCATTTTGTACTGGAGCAGTCGTCGATGACTGGCTGGGCGTCGTCGAACGTCTTCTTCGTGCAGCTTGGTCAGCTTTTCAGCGAGATGTCGGCAAGTGCAAAGGCGATCGCAGCGAACCTGCTGTTCATCAAGAACTCGCAGAAAGTTTCTCATCAGCtgacagaggagaagcgaaggaTTTTACAAGAGCAGAGAGCAACATCAACTGCGGCAGTCGCGGCGACTGTCACTACGACACGTCCCTTTACTGAAGGCGCAAGTGCCTCACCAGGAGCGTCGTCCCCTTACTCGTGCACGAATGACTCTTTGGTGCCATCTCCTCTCCCAACCGCATCGCAACTGGGGCCATCGGCTAAGGAAAGCTCACCGACTGAAGGACCGGAGCGCAGGCCTGTGAATATTGAAGACTTGTTTCAATGA